From one Silurus meridionalis isolate SWU-2019-XX chromosome 23, ASM1480568v1, whole genome shotgun sequence genomic stretch:
- the LOC124376611 gene encoding zinc finger protein 664-like isoform X2 encodes MESAEVHPCSCREAPHTPAVSQTETAADSDGGISGSVYQISTVDEQTHVKKAEPDDEGYVYGEIPGEETPDPEGHINLVDEQKYLKKEEPENEDYLCGETSGSIDTIDLMSEFHIKLIKEEESEEEDFPCTTPEWGCHSKEYGRLINSGETMYQNVLPASSPSIEQDIYQCFHCEKSFTGQKNLKRHLRIHTGEKRHHCSECEKSFVRQSDLQIHLRSHTGERPHHCSECGKGFAQHSNLQRHQRIHNGEKPYHCSECGKRFKQQSHLQTHQHIHTGERPYYCSECGKSFIQQSNLQTHQRVHTGEKPYQCSECGKSFARQSILKQHQRVHTGEKPYHCSDCGKSFIQRGDLQTHQVIHTGEKPYHCSDCGKSFGHPSSFKRHQQVHTGEKPYQCSQCGKSFNRQSTFKAHQVTHTGEKPHHCSQCGMMFAHHSSLQRHQRIHTGEKRYHCSECGKSFVQQNELQTHQVIHTGAVYDLRVMPFEI; translated from the exons ATGGAGTCAGCAGAGGTCCACCCATGTTCCTGCAGAGAAGCTCCACATACTCCTGCTGTCTCACAG ACGGAAACTGCTGCAGATTCAGATGGAGGAATATCAGGCTCTGTGTATCAAATCAGCACTGTGGATGAACAAACACACGTAAAGAAGGCTGAACCTGATGATGAAGGCTATGTCT ATGGTGAAATTCCAGGTGAAGAAACACCAGACCCTGAGGGACACATTAACCTCGTGGATgaacagaaatatttaaaaaaagaagaacctgAAAATGAAGACTATCTCT GTGGAGAAACATCAGGCTCTATTGACACCATAGACCTAATGAGTGAATTTCATATCAAACTTATAAAAGAGGAAGAGTCTGAAGAAGAAGACTTTCCCTGCACAACACCAGAGTGGG GCTGCCACTCCAAGGAATATGGGAGACTGATAAATTCAGGAGAGACGATGTATCAGAATGTTCTGCCAGCAAGTAGCCCCAGTATTGAGCAAGACATCTACCAGTGCTTTCATTGTGAGAAGAGTTTTACTGGCCAGAAGAATCTCAAAAGACACCTGCGCATTCACACAGGAGAAAAACGCCATCACTGCTCAGAGTGTGAGAAGAGTTTTGTTCGACAGAGCGATCTCCAGATACACCTGCGCAGTCACACAGGTGAGAGGCCACATCACTGCTCAGAGTGTGGGAAAGGTTTTGCCCAGCACAGCAATCTCCAAAGACACCAGCGCATTCATAATGGAGAAAAACCGTATCACTGCTCAGAGTGTGGGAAGAGATTTAAACAACAGAGTCACCTCCAGACTCACCAGCACATTCACACAGGAGAGAGACCGTATTACTGCTcagagtgtgggaagagtttcaTTCAACAAAGTAACCTCCAGACTCACCAACGTGTTCATACCGGAGAGAAACCGTATCAGTGCTCAGAGTGTGGAAAGAGTTTTGCCAGACAGAGTATTCTCAAACAACATCAACGTgttcacacaggagagaagccctATCACTGTTCAgattgtgggaagagttttattcAACGAGGCGATCTCCAGACTCACCAGGTcattcacacaggagagaaaccgTATCACTGCTCAGACTGTGGGAAAAGTTTTGGGCATCCCAGTAGTTTTAAACGACACCAACAAGTTCACACGGGAGAGAAGCCTTATCAGTGctcacagtgtgggaagagttttaatcgcCAGAGCACTTTCAAAGCGCACCAAGTCACTCACACAGGAGAAAAGCCTCATCACTGCTCACAGTGTGGAATGATGTTTGCCCATCACAGCAGTCTCCAACGACACCAACGcattcacacaggagagaaacgCTATCACTGTTCAGAGTGTGGAAAGAGTTTCGTTCAACAAAACGAGCTCCAGACTCACCAGGTCATTCACACAGGAGCGGTATATGACCTTCGAGTCATGCCGTTTGAAATCTGA
- the LOC124376611 gene encoding zinc finger protein 664-like isoform X1, which yields MSFGSERMEVFLDHVHSYLLLCTIDLYTETAADSDGGISGSVYQISTVDEQTHVKKAEPDDEGYVYGEIPGEETPDPEGHINLVDEQKYLKKEEPENEDYLCGETSGSIDTIDLMSEFHIKLIKEEESEEEDFPCTTPEWGCHSKEYGRLINSGETMYQNVLPASSPSIEQDIYQCFHCEKSFTGQKNLKRHLRIHTGEKRHHCSECEKSFVRQSDLQIHLRSHTGERPHHCSECGKGFAQHSNLQRHQRIHNGEKPYHCSECGKRFKQQSHLQTHQHIHTGERPYYCSECGKSFIQQSNLQTHQRVHTGEKPYQCSECGKSFARQSILKQHQRVHTGEKPYHCSDCGKSFIQRGDLQTHQVIHTGEKPYHCSDCGKSFGHPSSFKRHQQVHTGEKPYQCSQCGKSFNRQSTFKAHQVTHTGEKPHHCSQCGMMFAHHSSLQRHQRIHTGEKRYHCSECGKSFVQQNELQTHQVIHTGAVYDLRVMPFEI from the exons atgaGCTTTGGCTCAGAGAGGATGGAGGtctttctggatcatgttcactcataccttcttctttgcacaatagACCTTTAT ACGGAAACTGCTGCAGATTCAGATGGAGGAATATCAGGCTCTGTGTATCAAATCAGCACTGTGGATGAACAAACACACGTAAAGAAGGCTGAACCTGATGATGAAGGCTATGTCT ATGGTGAAATTCCAGGTGAAGAAACACCAGACCCTGAGGGACACATTAACCTCGTGGATgaacagaaatatttaaaaaaagaagaacctgAAAATGAAGACTATCTCT GTGGAGAAACATCAGGCTCTATTGACACCATAGACCTAATGAGTGAATTTCATATCAAACTTATAAAAGAGGAAGAGTCTGAAGAAGAAGACTTTCCCTGCACAACACCAGAGTGGG GCTGCCACTCCAAGGAATATGGGAGACTGATAAATTCAGGAGAGACGATGTATCAGAATGTTCTGCCAGCAAGTAGCCCCAGTATTGAGCAAGACATCTACCAGTGCTTTCATTGTGAGAAGAGTTTTACTGGCCAGAAGAATCTCAAAAGACACCTGCGCATTCACACAGGAGAAAAACGCCATCACTGCTCAGAGTGTGAGAAGAGTTTTGTTCGACAGAGCGATCTCCAGATACACCTGCGCAGTCACACAGGTGAGAGGCCACATCACTGCTCAGAGTGTGGGAAAGGTTTTGCCCAGCACAGCAATCTCCAAAGACACCAGCGCATTCATAATGGAGAAAAACCGTATCACTGCTCAGAGTGTGGGAAGAGATTTAAACAACAGAGTCACCTCCAGACTCACCAGCACATTCACACAGGAGAGAGACCGTATTACTGCTcagagtgtgggaagagtttcaTTCAACAAAGTAACCTCCAGACTCACCAACGTGTTCATACCGGAGAGAAACCGTATCAGTGCTCAGAGTGTGGAAAGAGTTTTGCCAGACAGAGTATTCTCAAACAACATCAACGTgttcacacaggagagaagccctATCACTGTTCAgattgtgggaagagttttattcAACGAGGCGATCTCCAGACTCACCAGGTcattcacacaggagagaaaccgTATCACTGCTCAGACTGTGGGAAAAGTTTTGGGCATCCCAGTAGTTTTAAACGACACCAACAAGTTCACACGGGAGAGAAGCCTTATCAGTGctcacagtgtgggaagagttttaatcgcCAGAGCACTTTCAAAGCGCACCAAGTCACTCACACAGGAGAAAAGCCTCATCACTGCTCACAGTGTGGAATGATGTTTGCCCATCACAGCAGTCTCCAACGACACCAACGcattcacacaggagagaaacgCTATCACTGTTCAGAGTGTGGAAAGAGTTTCGTTCAACAAAACGAGCTCCAGACTCACCAGGTCATTCACACAGGAGCGGTATATGACCTTCGAGTCATGCCGTTTGAAATCTGA